In Pantanalinema sp., one genomic interval encodes:
- a CDS encoding DUF2442 domain-containing protein — translation MATYKLPTDEEIAAARRGAAAEDEVAAVSVRYLPERHEIQLGLRSGVTLEIPLDKIGELSAATPADLEQVALTPSGTTLMCRPLDVDISVEGLVLDLLGGDDWKRAMRRRLNQEAARKTSAKKAASSAENGKKGGRPRKPLAL, via the coding sequence ATGGCCACCTATAAGCTGCCCACCGACGAAGAGATCGCAGCCGCTCGGCGCGGCGCCGCCGCCGAGGATGAGGTGGCGGCGGTTTCCGTTCGCTATCTTCCCGAGAGGCACGAGATCCAGCTGGGCCTCCGCAGCGGCGTGACGCTCGAGATCCCGCTCGACAAGATCGGCGAGCTGAGCGCGGCAACCCCCGCTGACCTGGAACAGGTTGCTCTGACCCCTTCCGGGACCACGCTCATGTGCCGTCCTCTGGACGTGGACATCTCGGTGGAGGGTCTCGTCCTGGATCTGCTGGGCGGTGACGACTGGAAGCGTGCGATGCGTCGCCGTCTCAACCAGGAGGCCGCGCGCAAGACCAGCGCGAAGAAGGCGGCTTCGAGTGCCGAGAACGGCAAGAAGGGCGGACGCCCCCGCAAACCCCTCGCTCTCTAG
- the rpsA gene encoding 30S ribosomal protein S1: MRELETHAQEEEMMEIDYESTFVDFQQGDIVKGRVVRVSPDEILVDVGGKSEGVIPIKELSAIPVGNVREFIKEGEELELYVLREEDEDGQLTLSKRRVDQARGWVQALEDYNQERVIQAKVTGVVKGGVIVDAYKLRGFVPASQLRTKGSHEELVGTELPLKIIEVDQRRNKLILSHRQAVAAEKGKLRAEVLATLEVGQIITGKVVRIADFGAFIDLGGIDGLLPISEIAWQRIQHPSNVLNIGDELTLKVLKVDREAHKISLSLKQLQEDPWTTLSDRFQEGMTIPGRVTKLASFGAFVEIEPGVEALLPTAEMSSQQVKPEDVVEVGQEITALIKRFRPEEKRISLSLRDKDRPAGDEGDE; the protein is encoded by the coding sequence ATGAGGGAACTGGAAACCCACGCGCAAGAAGAAGAAATGATGGAGATCGACTACGAAAGCACGTTCGTCGACTTCCAGCAGGGCGACATCGTCAAGGGACGTGTCGTGCGCGTTTCGCCCGACGAGATCCTCGTCGACGTGGGCGGCAAGTCGGAAGGCGTCATCCCCATCAAGGAGCTTTCCGCGATTCCGGTCGGCAATGTCCGCGAGTTCATCAAGGAGGGCGAGGAGCTCGAGCTCTACGTCCTGCGCGAAGAGGATGAGGACGGTCAGCTGACCCTCTCCAAGCGTCGCGTCGATCAGGCCCGCGGCTGGGTCCAGGCCCTCGAGGACTACAACCAGGAGCGCGTCATCCAGGCCAAGGTCACCGGCGTGGTCAAGGGCGGCGTGATCGTGGATGCCTACAAGCTCCGCGGCTTCGTTCCCGCCAGCCAGCTCCGCACCAAGGGCTCCCACGAGGAGCTCGTCGGCACCGAGCTGCCCCTCAAGATCATCGAAGTCGATCAGCGCCGCAACAAGCTCATCCTGTCGCACCGCCAGGCGGTCGCGGCCGAGAAGGGCAAGCTGCGCGCCGAGGTCCTCGCGACCCTCGAAGTCGGCCAGATCATCACCGGCAAGGTCGTTCGCATCGCCGACTTCGGCGCGTTCATCGACCTCGGCGGCATCGATGGCCTGCTGCCCATCTCCGAGATCGCCTGGCAGCGCATCCAGCACCCCTCGAACGTCCTCAACATCGGCGACGAGCTGACCCTCAAGGTCCTCAAGGTCGATCGCGAAGCCCACAAGATCAGCCTGTCGCTCAAGCAGCTCCAGGAGGATCCCTGGACGACCCTTTCGGATCGCTTCCAGGAAGGCATGACCATCCCCGGTCGCGTCACCAAGCTCGCGAGCTTCGGCGCGTTCGTCGAGATCGAGCCCGGCGTCGAGGCGCTCCTGCCCACCGCCGAGATGAGCTCGCAGCAGGTCAAGCCCGAGGACGTGGTCGAGGTCGGCCAGGAAATCACCGCGCTCATCAAGCGCTTCCGTCCGGAAGAGAAGCGCATCTCGCTCTCGCTGCGCGACAAGGATCGCCCGGCGGGTGATGAGGGCGATGAATAA
- a CDS encoding DUF4160 domain-containing protein, whose product MPTVASIEGYEIRVLTRNEHRPRHVHVFKADWEPRVRIGELAEFWDIKYGAPSNREVRRAIELVGQYLDACNMKWEECNGHL is encoded by the coding sequence ATGCCGACCGTCGCGAGCATCGAGGGCTACGAAATCCGAGTGCTCACTCGCAACGAGCACCGGCCCCGGCACGTCCATGTCTTCAAGGCCGACTGGGAGCCGCGCGTCCGGATCGGAGAGCTTGCCGAGTTCTGGGACATCAAGTACGGAGCCCCGAGCAACAGGGAGGTGCGGCGTGCAATCGAGCTCGTCGGGCAGTATCTGGACGCCTGCAACATGAAGTGGGAGGAGTGCAATGGCCACCTATAA
- a CDS encoding VanZ family protein codes for MPKRFAPTPPIAQWPARALRWGLVAAWMAVIFMASADGSSGEHSGALVRAALELVGVEASPERLELIGLLFRKASHFTEYAILALLWAWALPKGRWRFVLAWAAATAYAASDELHQAFVPGRGPALFDVGIDAMGAATALVLCWLWRRARRLT; via the coding sequence ATGCCCAAGCGCTTCGCCCCCACGCCCCCGATCGCCCAGTGGCCCGCCCGCGCGCTCCGCTGGGGCCTGGTCGCGGCCTGGATGGCCGTCATCTTCATGGCCTCCGCCGACGGCTCGTCGGGCGAGCACTCCGGCGCCCTGGTCAGGGCCGCGCTGGAGCTCGTCGGGGTCGAGGCCTCACCCGAGCGGCTCGAGCTGATCGGCCTGCTGTTCCGCAAGGCCTCCCACTTCACCGAGTACGCCATCCTCGCGCTGCTGTGGGCGTGGGCGCTGCCGAAGGGCCGCTGGCGCTTCGTCCTCGCCTGGGCGGCCGCCACCGCCTACGCCGCCTCCGACGAGCTGCACCAGGCCTTCGTGCCCGGCCGGGGGCCGGCCCTCTTCGACGTGGGCATCGATGCCATGGGCGCCGCCACGGCCCTCGTGCTGTGCTGGCTCTGGCGGCGCGCCAGAAGATTGACATAA
- a CDS encoding prephenate dehydrogenase/arogenate dehydrogenase family protein, with amino-acid sequence MARICLVGLGLIGGSLHMALSGHHDLIGVDPDPAVLALAKERGIEATKDLAAGVEGADLVIVAVPLGKIPQVFKQLAPLVKPGTLVTDVGSVKGTVVRAGAPLFLEGAFVGGHPMAGTEQRGLSNAAEDLFEGCTYVLTPTNDAERKAGERVKELLAPLKARFVEMEPAAHDLAVAYTSHMPFLMATSVARIAQGATKDVPDLPLVAAAGFRDTTRLAMSNPTLGADICMANREALLHAIAAMRYQLSQFEIMLQNEITVGLEGLFSGVGKWREELKL; translated from the coding sequence ATGGCGCGTATTTGTCTGGTCGGCCTCGGTCTCATCGGAGGCTCCCTTCACATGGCCCTCTCGGGCCACCACGACCTCATCGGGGTCGACCCGGATCCGGCGGTGCTCGCGCTCGCCAAGGAGCGCGGCATCGAGGCCACCAAGGACCTCGCGGCCGGCGTCGAGGGAGCGGACCTCGTCATCGTGGCCGTGCCCCTCGGCAAGATCCCCCAGGTCTTCAAGCAGCTCGCGCCGCTGGTGAAGCCCGGCACCCTCGTCACCGACGTGGGCAGCGTCAAGGGTACCGTCGTGCGCGCGGGCGCTCCGCTCTTCCTCGAGGGCGCCTTCGTCGGCGGGCACCCCATGGCAGGCACCGAGCAGCGGGGGCTCTCCAACGCGGCAGAGGACCTCTTCGAGGGCTGCACCTACGTCCTGACCCCGACCAACGACGCCGAGCGCAAGGCCGGCGAGCGGGTCAAGGAGCTGCTCGCGCCGCTCAAGGCCCGCTTCGTCGAGATGGAGCCGGCCGCTCACGACCTGGCCGTGGCCTACACCAGCCACATGCCCTTCCTGATGGCCACCTCGGTGGCGCGCATCGCCCAGGGGGCCACCAAGGACGTGCCGGACCTGCCCCTGGTGGCGGCCGCCGGCTTCCGCGACACCACCCGCCTGGCCATGAGCAACCCGACCCTCGGCGCCGACATCTGCATGGCCAACCGCGAGGCCCTGCTGCATGCGATCGCGGCCATGCGCTACCAGCTCTCCCAGTTCGAGATCATGCTCCAGAACGAGATCACCGTCGGCCTGGAGGGCCTCTTCTCCGGGGTCGGCAAGTGGCGCGAAGAGCTCAAGCTGTGA
- the aroA gene encoding 3-phosphoshikimate 1-carboxyvinyltransferase produces MSRASIDRLSVSPGGALRGTVRIPGDKSLSHRAVMLGAIAKGSSRITNFLPGEDCLGTIRCFRALGVPIEGEGSEWVVHGQGLRGLEEPSGILDVGNSGTTMRLMLGLLAGTPGFSVVTGDASIVRRPMLRVVTPLRLMGASIDGRDQGALAPLAVRGRPLTAISYRSPVASAQIKSAVLLAGLLAEGTTSVTEPALSRDHTELMLQAMGARLRRDGLTVSVEGGHELTGADVEVPGDISSAAFWLVAASIAPGSDLLLENVGMNPTRTGILEVLARMGADITPLNAREIAGERVADLRVRAAELSGTRIEGEVIPRLVDEIPILALAAACARGTTHIRDAQELRVKESDRLKAIATELTKLGAMVQELPDGLLIEGATRWHGASCQSRGDHRIAMMLGLSALVTPQPVEIEGVRCTETSYPGFWDTFAGLRA; encoded by the coding sequence GTGAGCCGGGCATCGATCGATCGCCTGAGCGTCTCGCCCGGCGGAGCGCTGCGCGGCACCGTGCGCATCCCGGGGGACAAGTCCCTCTCGCACCGGGCCGTCATGCTCGGGGCGATCGCGAAGGGATCGTCGCGCATCACGAACTTCCTGCCGGGCGAGGACTGCCTGGGGACGATCCGCTGCTTCCGCGCCCTGGGGGTGCCCATCGAGGGCGAAGGGTCCGAGTGGGTCGTCCACGGCCAGGGGCTGCGCGGCCTCGAGGAGCCCTCGGGGATCCTCGACGTGGGCAACTCGGGCACGACCATGCGCCTGATGCTCGGCCTTCTGGCCGGGACGCCGGGCTTCTCGGTGGTGACGGGCGACGCCTCGATCGTCAGGCGCCCCATGCTCCGGGTCGTGACGCCCCTGCGCCTGATGGGGGCCTCGATCGACGGGCGCGACCAGGGCGCCCTCGCCCCGCTCGCCGTGCGCGGGCGGCCCCTGACGGCCATCTCCTACCGCAGCCCGGTCGCCAGCGCCCAGATCAAGAGCGCGGTGCTGCTCGCGGGGCTGTTGGCCGAGGGCACGACCTCGGTCACCGAGCCCGCGCTGAGCCGCGATCACACCGAGCTGATGCTACAGGCCATGGGGGCGCGCCTCAGGCGCGACGGCCTCACGGTCTCGGTCGAGGGCGGGCACGAACTCACCGGCGCGGACGTGGAGGTTCCGGGGGACATCTCGAGCGCGGCCTTCTGGCTGGTGGCCGCCTCGATCGCCCCCGGCTCGGACCTCTTGCTCGAGAACGTGGGGATGAACCCCACCCGCACCGGGATTCTCGAGGTGCTCGCGCGGATGGGGGCCGACATCACGCCCCTCAACGCGCGAGAGATCGCCGGCGAGAGGGTGGCGGACCTGCGGGTGCGCGCGGCCGAGCTCTCGGGGACGCGCATCGAGGGCGAGGTCATCCCGCGCCTGGTGGACGAGATCCCGATCCTGGCGCTCGCGGCCGCGTGCGCCAGGGGCACCACCCACATCCGGGACGCCCAGGAGCTCAGGGTCAAGGAGTCCGATCGGCTGAAGGCGATCGCCACCGAGCTTACCAAGCTCGGCGCCATGGTGCAGGAGCTGCCCGACGGCCTTCTCATCGAGGGCGCCACCCGCTGGCACGGCGCGAGCTGCCAGAGCCGCGGCGACCACCGCATCGCCATGATGCTGGGCCTCTCGGCGCTCGTGACGCCGCAACCGGTGGAGATCGAGGGGGTGCGCTGCACCGAGACCAGCTATCCAGGCTTCTGGGACACGTTCGCGGGGCTGCGGGCCTAG
- a CDS encoding MBL fold metallo-hydrolase: MATIRFLGAAGDVTGSKYLIQTDKATVLVDCGLFQGGRALRDRNYQAPDFKPSEIDAVVLTHAHLDHSGYLPRLVVDGYGRKVFATPGTCDLLSILLPDSGFLQEEDAAYANRKAWSRHRPAKALYTMLDAQRALRHLRPVPYLTPREVAPGVTVTFHPAGHIIGSAIVVMELAERTGKTVVAFSGDLGRSGAPILKDPARIPRADYVLVESTYGDRLHPETPPEAELARVVRESVRKGGMLVIPAFAVGRTQELLYVLRELEDRGEIPELPVHVDSPMAVDATQITLAHAEEFDREARERLRGNGEALMPRRIRFARSSDQSRALNALEGPGIILSASGMCTGGRIKHHLARRLPEERNTVCFVGFQAAQTKGRQLVDGAQVVRIHGQEVPVRARIERVDGFSAHADQRQLLAWLGGFERAPRRAFVVHGEPEASQALCERIREDLGWKIHVPAWGEAVVLQAGENPAAERPAAKA; this comes from the coding sequence ATGGCGACGATTCGCTTCCTGGGGGCGGCCGGCGACGTGACCGGCTCCAAGTACCTCATCCAGACCGACAAGGCGACGGTGCTGGTCGACTGCGGCCTGTTCCAGGGCGGGCGGGCCCTGCGCGATCGGAACTATCAAGCGCCCGACTTCAAGCCCTCCGAGATCGACGCGGTGGTGCTGACCCACGCCCACCTGGACCACTCGGGCTACCTGCCCCGCCTGGTCGTCGACGGCTACGGCCGCAAGGTCTTCGCCACCCCCGGCACCTGCGACCTGCTCTCGATCCTGCTGCCCGACTCGGGCTTCTTGCAGGAGGAGGACGCGGCCTACGCCAACCGCAAGGCCTGGTCGCGCCATCGGCCCGCCAAGGCGCTCTACACCATGCTCGACGCCCAGCGCGCCCTGCGCCACCTGCGCCCGGTGCCCTACCTCACCCCGCGCGAGGTCGCCCCGGGCGTCACGGTGACCTTCCACCCTGCGGGCCACATCATCGGCTCGGCGATCGTCGTGATGGAGCTCGCCGAGCGCACGGGCAAGACCGTCGTGGCCTTCTCGGGGGACCTCGGCCGCTCGGGCGCCCCCATCCTCAAGGACCCGGCGCGCATCCCCCGCGCCGACTACGTGCTGGTGGAGTCGACCTACGGGGATCGCCTCCACCCCGAGACCCCGCCCGAGGCGGAGCTCGCGCGGGTCGTGCGGGAGTCGGTCCGGAAAGGGGGCATGCTCGTCATCCCGGCCTTCGCGGTGGGCCGCACCCAGGAGCTGCTCTACGTCCTCAGGGAGCTGGAGGACCGAGGCGAGATCCCCGAGCTTCCGGTCCACGTGGACAGCCCCATGGCCGTGGACGCGACCCAGATCACCCTCGCGCACGCCGAGGAGTTCGACCGCGAGGCGCGCGAGCGCCTGCGCGGGAACGGCGAGGCCCTCATGCCGCGGCGCATCCGGTTCGCCCGCAGCTCCGATCAGTCGCGGGCCCTCAACGCCCTGGAGGGCCCCGGGATCATCCTCTCCGCCAGCGGCATGTGCACGGGCGGGCGCATCAAGCACCACCTGGCCCGCCGCCTCCCGGAGGAGCGGAACACCGTCTGCTTCGTGGGCTTCCAGGCCGCCCAGACCAAGGGCCGCCAGCTCGTGGATGGCGCCCAGGTCGTGCGCATCCACGGCCAGGAGGTGCCGGTCCGGGCGCGGATCGAGCGGGTGGACGGCTTCTCGGCTCACGCCGACCAGCGCCAGCTGCTCGCCTGGCTCGGCGGCTTCGAGCGCGCCCCGCGCCGGGCCTTCGTGGTCCACGGCGAGCCCGAGGCCAGCCAGGCCCTCTGCGAGCGCATCCGCGAGGATCTCGGCTGGAAGATCCACGTCCCGGCATGGGGCGAGGCGGTCGTCCTCCAGGCCGGGGAGAACCCCGCCGCCGAGCGCCCCGCCGCGAAAGCCTAG